One region of Triticum aestivum cultivar Chinese Spring chromosome 6B, IWGSC CS RefSeq v2.1, whole genome shotgun sequence genomic DNA includes:
- the LOC123136942 gene encoding EIN3-binding F-box protein 1: MPAFHAYGDGGCLVSAPAELSGMFCRGGGAVVQQRKRSLVAASAVAAAAAECMRASKKQRQPPQPSLDLLPDECLFEVLRRLPGGRERADSACVSRRWLALLASIRVSELGHAASAAPSLPDLNEEFVMEEDTDDSPADPCVERVLEGNEATDVRLAAMAVVAGSRRGLEKLAIRGSHPTRGVTDQGLLAVARGSPNLCSLALWDVPLVTDAGLAEIAAGCPSLERLDITSCPLITDKGLAAIAQGCPNLVSLTMEACSGVGNEGLRAIGRCCLKLQAVSIKNCVHVGDQGISSLVCSASASLAKIRLQGLNITDASLAVIGYYGKAVTDLTLARLAAVGERGFWVMANAAGLQKLRCMSVTSCLGVTDLAITCIAKFCPGLKQLCLRKCGHVSDAGLKAFTESAKVMENLQLEECNRVTLVGVLACLINCSQKFRALSLVKCTGVKDVCSAPAQLPVCKSLRFLTIKDCPGFTDASLAVVGMICPQLEQVDLSGLGEVTDNGLLPLIKSSEGSLVKVDLSGCKNITDVAVSSLVKAHGKSVKQVSLEGCSKITDASLFCISENCTELAELDLSNCMVSDSGVASLASAKHFKLRVLSLFGCCKVTQVSVQFLGSMGKLEGLNLQYCNMIGNHNIASLEKQLWWCDILA; encoded by the exons ATGCCTGCCTTCCACGCGTACGGAG ATGGCGGGTGCCTCGTCTCTGCCCCGGCGGAGCTTTCCGGGATGTTctgccgcggtggcggagcggtgGTTCAGCAGCGGAAGCGCTCTCTGGTGGCCGCGTCGGCGGTCGCCGCCGCGGCGGCCGAGTGCATGAGGGCCAGCAAGAAGCAGAGGCAGCCCCCGCAGCCGTCCCTGGACCTGCTCCCCGACGAGTGCCTCTTCGAGGTCCTGCGCCGTCTGCCCGGCGGCCGCGAGCGCGCTGACTCCGCCTGCGTCTCCCGCCGCTGGCTCGCGCTCCTCGCCAGCATTCGGGTCTCCGAGCTCGGTCATGCCGCGTCGGCCGCCCCGTCCCTGCCCGATCTCAACGAGGAGTTCGTTATGGAGGAGGATACGGACGACTCCCCCGCAGATCCCTGCGTCGAGAGGGTCCTCGAGGGTAACGAGGCCACCGATGTCCGCCTTGCCGCCATGGCTGTTGTCGCTGGATCCCGCCGCGGGCTGGAGAAGCTCGCCATCCGTGGGAGCCACCCGACGCGTGGGGTCACAGACCAGGGGCTCCTGGCCGTTGCCCGCGGCAGTCCTAACCTCTGCTCGCTCGCGCTGTGGGACGTGCCGCTTGTGACCGACGCTGGGCTCGCTGAGATCGCCGCCGGGTGCCCGTCGCTGGAGCGTCTGGATATCACTTCTTGCCCGCTCATCACAGACAAGGGCCTTGCTGCTATTGCTCAGGGGTGCCCCAACTTGGTGTCTCTGACCATGGAGGCCTGCTCCGGCGTTGGCAACGAGGGCCTGAGGGCGATTGGCCGGTGCTGCTTGAAGCTGCAGGCTGTGAGCATCAAGAACTGTGTGCACGTTGGTGACCAGGGCATTTCTAGCCTCGTGTGCTCCGCTTCCGCATCACTGGCCAAGATCCGTCTCCAGGGATTGAACATCACAGATGCTTCGCTTGCCGTGATTGGGTACTATGGGAAGGCCGTCACAGATCTTACACTTGCTCGCCTTGCTGCTGTTGGTGAGAGGGGGTTTTGGGTGATGGCCAATGCCGCCGGCTTGCAGAAGTTGAGGTGCATGAGTGTCACCTCTTGCCTTGGGGTCACTGATCTTGCTATCACTTGTATTGCCAAGTTCTGCCCAGGCTTGAAACAGCTTTGCCTCAGGAAGTGTGGACATGTGTCGGATGCTGGTCTTAAGGCTTTCACAGAATCAGCAAAGGTGATGGAAAACCTGCAGCTTGAAGAGTGCAACAGGGTTACTCTTGTTGGTGTTCTGGCCTGCCTTATCAACTGCAGCCAGAAGTTCAGGGCTCTCTCCTTGGTGAAATGCACAGGTGTCAAGGATgtctgttctgctcctgcacaactTCCTGTCTGCAAATCACTACGTTTCTTGACAATCAAGGATTGCCCAGGTTTCACTGATGCAAGCTTGGCCGTGGTCGGTATGATCTGCCCTCAGCTGGAGCAAGTCgacctgagtggtcttggtgaggTCACTGACAATGGGCTTCTTCCGTTGATAAAATCTTCCGAGGGTAGCCTGGTCAAGGTTGACTTGAGTGGTTGCAAGAACATCACAGATGTTGCTGTTTCTTCCCTGGTGAAGGCACATGGAAAATCTGTTAAGCAAGTTAGTCTCGAGGGTTGCAGCAAGATAACAGATGCAAGCCTCTTCTGTATTTCTGAGAACTGCACTGAGCTTGCAGAGCTTGATCTTTCTAACTGCATGGTCAGCGACTCCGGTGTTGCAAGCCTGGCGTCCGCAAAGCACTTCAAGCTCCGTGTCCTCTCGCTGTTTGGCTGCTGTAAGGTCACACAGGTGAGCGTGCAGTTCTTGGGCAGCATGGGTAAGTTGGAGGGCCTCAATCTTCAGTACTGCAACATGATTGGCAACCACAACATTGCATCGCTGGAGAAGCAGCTCTGGTGGTGCGACATTCTCGCCTAG